A genomic segment from Exiguobacterium marinum DSM 16307 encodes:
- a CDS encoding ArdC-like ssDNA-binding domain-containing protein, giving the protein MTKMKTNEERKAELEALTEQMGKQIDSYFESPEKIREHLQFLGKFHQYSMRNAVLIESQFPGAVAVGSYLFWEKQGAQVQKGERGIKVFVPNPVTYALHKDEWVPLSKAPKPIKDGVKQGRIPSRKMMYFKIGHVFEYTQTDAREKGIEVSDIFKRYHRDGGLENEQDIRDALMTLADARNVTLLDEPLDEIGTAKGCYYPELHAIALNPRNKSIEDISVLIHELAHAELHNQERNLKRDQPLTTPEKEFQAEMVAYVVSHQLRFPTDDFSLSYLVGWTKDKELLDKEQLLHEVHQTSSTFLNHIESHLEKVRALEQEKEQTPLEYIEQLDRRMGWKDSDLTLYERVHAVQSVFPEEVESYLNAKATLETNLMMDRVDEPLMYIHGKGLGFQQFGIANSHDFNEDALVAYTVALPTQPLISGHFDPERTVHPLHDLEKNNKVEKPTLKNLEDSWHNVLLEEEKKLSSRTALLNIERLI; this is encoded by the coding sequence ATGACCAAGATGAAGACGAACGAAGAACGGAAGGCCGAGCTTGAAGCCTTGACCGAGCAGATGGGGAAACAGATCGACAGCTACTTCGAGAGTCCGGAGAAAATCCGGGAACATCTACAGTTCCTCGGTAAGTTCCATCAATACTCGATGCGGAACGCGGTCTTAATTGAGTCCCAGTTCCCCGGCGCGGTCGCGGTCGGCTCTTATCTGTTCTGGGAGAAACAAGGCGCACAGGTACAAAAAGGTGAGCGTGGCATCAAGGTATTCGTCCCGAACCCGGTGACGTACGCCCTTCACAAGGATGAGTGGGTGCCGCTCAGCAAGGCACCGAAGCCAATCAAAGACGGCGTGAAACAAGGACGCATCCCGTCACGTAAGATGATGTACTTCAAAATCGGTCACGTGTTCGAGTACACGCAGACCGACGCGCGAGAGAAAGGAATTGAGGTCTCGGACATCTTCAAACGGTATCACCGGGACGGCGGGCTCGAGAACGAACAAGACATCCGTGACGCCTTGATGACGCTCGCGGATGCCCGGAATGTGACGCTATTGGATGAACCGCTCGACGAGATCGGGACGGCGAAGGGTTGTTATTATCCGGAATTGCATGCGATCGCCTTGAACCCGCGGAACAAATCGATTGAGGACATTAGCGTCCTGATCCACGAGCTCGCCCACGCAGAGCTACACAACCAAGAGCGGAACCTCAAACGTGATCAACCACTTACCACGCCTGAGAAGGAATTCCAAGCCGAGATGGTCGCCTATGTCGTCTCGCATCAGCTCAGGTTTCCGACGGACGACTTTTCCCTGTCTTACTTGGTCGGTTGGACGAAAGATAAAGAGCTCCTCGACAAGGAACAACTGTTGCATGAGGTCCATCAGACATCCTCAACCTTTCTTAATCATATCGAGTCACACTTAGAAAAGGTACGCGCGTTGGAGCAAGAAAAGGAACAGACTCCACTTGAATATATCGAGCAACTAGATCGGCGTATGGGATGGAAAGACTCCGACCTAACACTCTACGAACGGGTTCACGCCGTACAAAGTGTGTTTCCCGAAGAAGTAGAATCCTATCTAAATGCAAAAGCGACCCTCGAAACGAACCTGATGATGGATCGCGTCGATGAGCCGCTTATGTATATTCATGGTAAGGGACTTGGGTTTCAACAGTTCGGTATTGCAAATAGTCATGACTTCAATGAAGATGCACTCGTTGCCTACACTGTCGCGCTACCCACTCAACCTTTGATTAGTGGTCACTTCGACCCTGAAAGAACCGTGCATCCTTTACATGATTTAGAAAAGAACAATAAGGTTGAAAAACCAACCCTCAAAAATCTTGAAGATAGTTGGCATAATGTGTTGCTCGAAGAAGAAAAAAAACTTTCATCAAGAACTGCATTGTTAAATATAGAACGATTAATTTAA
- the mobP2 gene encoding MobP2 family relaxase → MRETPGVVIKSKFKVPSTKKKSRRYTTYLDYINRPDAKDSHDQFETYHDYMEDETKSSGLFTREDDRLSDEKRRAVRDIFKHAQANGSILWQDVISFDNAWLRETGVLHDDLVDEKRLIQATRNAVDSMLQKEKMVHAYWTGAVHYNTDNIHVHVAIVETSHMRERGKRKPKSIELMKSKVIHSLADRTKEQEKLNAFIRDELVAHKRNRKIPTLPNRVLHPELVRQFKDIYERLPEDKRQWRYNMNGMQPLRESLDRLTDHYIDIHFKSEFQAFNERLEQEVSFHRRSYGDTEKAERYRTTKRQDLYTRMGNAILSEMRDLSKEQATVEKNEARKHPVRRAFNQQKIFNESLYRIERHMNDEFEHLKNQRAFEQLEQDIEYGK, encoded by the coding sequence ATGCGTGAGACGCCGGGTGTCGTCATCAAGTCGAAGTTCAAGGTGCCGAGCACGAAAAAGAAGTCGCGTCGCTACACGACATACCTCGATTACATCAATCGACCGGACGCGAAAGACAGCCACGATCAGTTCGAGACGTATCACGACTATATGGAAGACGAGACGAAGTCGAGCGGTCTGTTCACACGCGAGGACGACCGGTTGAGCGACGAGAAGCGCCGTGCCGTCCGCGACATCTTCAAGCATGCGCAAGCGAACGGAAGCATCCTCTGGCAAGACGTCATCTCGTTCGACAACGCTTGGCTACGCGAGACCGGTGTGCTCCACGACGACCTCGTCGACGAGAAACGATTGATCCAGGCGACGCGGAACGCGGTCGATTCGATGCTCCAAAAAGAAAAGATGGTCCACGCCTACTGGACCGGTGCCGTGCATTACAACACCGATAATATCCACGTGCATGTCGCCATCGTCGAGACGAGCCACATGCGCGAGCGTGGCAAACGAAAACCAAAATCGATCGAGCTGATGAAGTCGAAGGTCATCCATTCCCTCGCCGACCGGACGAAAGAACAGGAGAAGCTGAACGCGTTCATAAGAGACGAACTGGTCGCCCATAAACGGAACCGGAAAATTCCGACGCTGCCGAACCGTGTCCTGCATCCCGAGCTCGTCCGTCAATTCAAGGACATCTATGAGCGGTTGCCGGAAGACAAACGACAGTGGCGCTACAACATGAACGGGATGCAGCCGCTCCGGGAATCACTCGACCGTCTGACCGATCACTATATCGATATTCACTTCAAATCAGAGTTCCAGGCTTTCAACGAGCGGCTCGAACAGGAAGTGTCGTTCCATCGTCGCAGCTACGGCGACACGGAGAAGGCTGAGCGTTATAGGACGACGAAACGACAGGACCTATACACCCGGATGGGGAATGCCATCCTCTCCGAGATGCGCGACTTGTCAAAAGAACAGGCGACAGTTGAGAAAAATGAAGCTCGCAAACATCCAGTCCGACGTGCATTCAACCAACAAAAGATATTCAACGAATCACTCTATCGAATCGAGCGGCATATGAACGACGAATTCGAACATTTGAAGAATCAACGTGCTTTCGAACAGCTGGAACAAGACATCGAATATGGAAAGTGA
- a CDS encoding lysozyme family protein yields the protein MWAAAKRTAHFAITAKWQLATLKWRLILLGIAALVLFLVILVVGILDTLTGVQNELPTDVTFDTAGGLQVSDQVLQYRALVESELSKHGLAEQTNLVLALMMQESGGRGNDPMQASESKCGRIGCITSPEESIGYGVEHFASVFERANRDVQLTLQSYNFGGGFIDYVQKNGGRYSKELAISFSQMMYQRVKHTGIYRCHRPSAVQHGACYGDIEYVDAVLKYLAPVAVADGVITKELLSGLRSPLAIPLNVTSRFGWRVVFGQRDNHTGIDFSCTPSDTIHAVKSGTVIYSGDRGPYGNLVQVRHDNYITAYAHLSRLGVQTGQPINAGQALGYCGTTGRSSGNHLHFEIKTSEWSGHIDPAPVFGF from the coding sequence ATGTGGGCGGCCGCGAAACGGACCGCTCACTTTGCCATCACAGCGAAATGGCAGCTCGCGACGCTCAAGTGGCGACTCATCCTGCTCGGCATCGCGGCACTCGTCTTGTTCCTTGTCATCCTCGTCGTCGGCATCCTCGACACGCTCACGGGTGTCCAGAACGAACTACCGACCGACGTCACGTTCGACACGGCGGGCGGTCTTCAAGTGAGCGACCAGGTGCTCCAATATCGAGCCTTGGTCGAATCGGAACTGTCGAAGCACGGACTGGCCGAACAGACGAACCTCGTACTCGCGCTCATGATGCAGGAGAGTGGCGGACGCGGGAACGACCCGATGCAGGCGAGCGAATCGAAGTGTGGACGGATCGGGTGCATCACCTCCCCCGAGGAGAGCATCGGCTACGGCGTCGAACATTTCGCCTCCGTATTCGAACGGGCGAACCGCGACGTGCAGCTCACGCTACAGAGCTACAACTTCGGCGGCGGCTTCATCGATTACGTCCAGAAGAACGGCGGACGCTACTCGAAAGAACTCGCCATCTCGTTCTCGCAGATGATGTACCAACGTGTGAAACACACCGGCATTTATCGTTGTCATCGCCCGAGCGCGGTCCAGCATGGTGCCTGTTATGGGGACATCGAATACGTCGACGCGGTGCTGAAATATCTTGCGCCGGTCGCCGTCGCCGACGGGGTCATCACGAAAGAACTGTTGTCGGGGTTACGTTCCCCGCTCGCCATCCCGCTCAACGTGACATCGCGTTTCGGATGGCGCGTCGTCTTCGGACAACGGGACAACCACACCGGGATCGACTTCAGTTGCACCCCGTCCGACACGATCCACGCGGTCAAGAGTGGCACCGTCATCTATAGTGGGGACCGTGGACCGTACGGCAATCTCGTCCAGGTCCGGCACGACAACTACATCACGGCGTACGCGCACCTGAGTCGTCTCGGCGTCCAGACCGGGCAACCGATCAACGCTGGGCAAGCGCTCGGGTACTGCGGCACGACCGGCCGATCGAGCGGGAACCACTTGCATTTCGAAATCAAGACGAGCGAATGGTCCGGACATATCGACCCCGCACCGGTCTTCGGATTTTGA
- a CDS encoding VirB4 family type IV secretion system protein: MWQRLRERLSKQQDPETVKIEKGYNPDVIAKIQPQGGIRFEANFVRLGDGYLSCLHVYKYQSLVYDYWLEPILNMPSVLTTLDIGTADKREIIQTINKSMAEQNTRFENAKDNIDRIDARETYKELNELYEQITQGETMKYLHLRLYVKAKTLDTLEVKVQEVMEELEARNFRSTIFLNEQEWEWQSLFTSYDQQQKLPNRRRGKEIPSLSIAGGYPFHFTSLQDATGTYYGTTDTNGSVIFDLFHKDKQRKFYNALMIGKMGSGKSTLLKKTVLDQAIKGNKIRILDVTGEFSDLVRQLGGKEIALDGSAGLINPLHVYKTVTNNDGSANEALSFMQHLSKMAVFYHYINPAATQEETNEFEILLRDLYVRHGLWDEQGELPITTHPANRYPTFSDFLKLVRRELYTDDTRTSLKEAISPNRVQRLENIELAVTNLVHNYGNIFDGHSSIDRFDEELIVSFPLRNLTSLRDEVFQAQVFSLMNMLWDGMIANGSSQLKAYNQGVLRTEEACKYLIVIDEAHHLINTRDIAQPAILYLQRCMREARKYFGGIFFVSHLITDFVPAGSKSENAENVKSLFQLTQYKIIGEQDAESIPIIQTVFDGQLSNSEMRIIPSLETGRVVLSISGVQNLIFDVDVAPEELALFGGGA; the protein is encoded by the coding sequence ATGTGGCAGCGCCTGCGTGAACGACTGTCCAAACAACAGGACCCGGAGACCGTCAAGATCGAGAAAGGCTATAACCCCGACGTCATCGCCAAGATCCAGCCGCAAGGCGGCATTCGATTCGAGGCCAACTTCGTCCGGCTCGGTGACGGCTACCTGTCCTGTCTCCATGTCTATAAATATCAGTCGCTCGTCTATGACTACTGGCTCGAACCCATCTTAAACATGCCGAGCGTTTTGACGACGCTCGACATCGGGACGGCCGACAAGCGCGAGATCATCCAAACCATCAACAAGTCGATGGCCGAACAGAACACGCGCTTCGAAAACGCGAAGGACAACATCGACCGCATCGACGCACGGGAAACATACAAAGAACTGAACGAGCTCTACGAACAGATCACCCAGGGCGAGACGATGAAATATCTGCATCTTCGCCTTTATGTGAAGGCGAAGACGCTCGACACGCTCGAGGTGAAAGTACAGGAAGTGATGGAAGAACTCGAGGCTCGGAACTTCCGCTCGACGATCTTCCTGAACGAACAGGAATGGGAATGGCAGAGCCTGTTTACGAGCTATGATCAACAACAAAAGCTCCCGAACCGGCGCCGAGGGAAAGAGATCCCGTCCCTTTCCATCGCCGGCGGCTACCCGTTCCACTTCACGTCGCTCCAGGACGCGACCGGCACGTATTACGGGACGACTGATACGAACGGTAGCGTCATCTTCGACCTGTTCCATAAGGATAAACAGCGCAAGTTCTATAACGCACTCATGATTGGCAAGATGGGGTCCGGGAAGTCGACGCTCCTCAAGAAGACCGTGCTCGATCAGGCAATCAAAGGCAACAAGATCCGCATCCTCGACGTCACGGGCGAGTTCTCCGACCTCGTGCGTCAGCTCGGCGGGAAAGAAATCGCGCTCGACGGGTCGGCCGGGCTCATCAACCCGCTCCATGTCTATAAGACGGTGACGAACAACGACGGCAGCGCCAACGAGGCGCTCTCGTTCATGCAGCATCTGTCGAAGATGGCCGTGTTCTATCACTACATCAACCCGGCGGCGACACAGGAAGAGACGAACGAGTTCGAGATCCTGCTCCGGGACTTGTACGTTCGGCACGGGCTCTGGGACGAACAGGGCGAACTGCCGATCACGACGCATCCGGCGAACCGGTACCCGACGTTCTCCGATTTCTTGAAACTCGTGCGTCGCGAGCTCTACACGGACGACACACGCACCTCGCTCAAGGAGGCCATCAGTCCGAACCGGGTGCAACGTCTCGAGAACATCGAACTCGCTGTCACGAACCTCGTCCATAACTATGGCAACATCTTCGACGGACACTCCTCGATCGACCGGTTCGATGAGGAACTCATCGTGTCGTTCCCGCTAAGAAACCTGACGAGCCTCAGAGACGAGGTGTTCCAGGCGCAGGTGTTCTCGCTCATGAACATGCTGTGGGACGGGATGATCGCCAACGGCTCGAGTCAACTGAAGGCCTATAACCAGGGCGTGCTCCGGACCGAGGAGGCATGCAAGTACCTCATCGTCATCGACGAGGCGCACCACTTGATCAACACGCGCGACATCGCCCAACCGGCCATCCTGTATCTGCAACGTTGTATGCGCGAGGCGCGCAAGTATTTCGGCGGCATCTTCTTCGTGTCGCACTTGATCACCGACTTCGTGCCGGCCGGATCGAAGTCCGAGAACGCCGAGAACGTCAAGTCGCTCTTCCAATTGACGCAATACAAGATTATCGGCGAGCAGGACGCGGAGAGCATCCCAATCATCCAGACGGTGTTTGATGGCCAACTCTCAAACTCCGAGATGCGCATCATCCCCTCGCTCGAGACGGGGCGTGTCGTCCTCAGCATCTCCGGCGTGCAGAACCTCATCTTTGACGTCGATGTCGCACCCGAGGAGCTCGCCTTGTTCGGTGGAGGTGCCTGA
- a CDS encoding DUF5592 family protein: MRNYRIPNEVTTELKINKMLYLHDFLFLVGLIVLRLVTLPFIPSVLHIPFTVFLIIFGLFMVLRPATNPQKRMVHALYYALIKRKDTYLALDAQTKGRE; the protein is encoded by the coding sequence ATGCGCAACTATCGGATCCCGAACGAGGTCACGACCGAACTGAAGATCAACAAGATGCTCTATCTTCATGACTTCCTGTTCCTCGTCGGGCTCATCGTGCTCCGGCTCGTGACGCTCCCGTTCATCCCGTCCGTGCTACACATCCCGTTCACGGTCTTCCTCATCATCTTCGGGCTGTTCATGGTACTCCGGCCGGCCACGAACCCGCAGAAGCGGATGGTCCATGCGCTCTACTACGCGCTCATCAAACGCAAAGACACCTATCTCGCGCTCGATGCGCAGACGAAAGGACGTGAGTGA
- a CDS encoding pLS20_p028 family conjugation system transmembrane protein — protein MADSDLITKLQEYEDVLQISSMVNDALRSMGWILVRGLSVLIDGLESITNQILLTNTFFNNDQVVEFVLTIQPFLYVLLAGSFLLTGYLLIFQKKFERESFLINLFITLLILGLLSPTMSQIQEFSDEAIAEIGTDSLYDGEASLSESILKRNVHDLIEHDSKNFDAATGESLNAIPTELIDNIRINEIFDKNNYDLSATGNKLAESYILWNGKETSLGKLDQGGVEWNNQYYYRYQPNWLTIFVTLGIMGFTLFSIAYKLARLSFELAFNYVLAILVAPADLHSGQKTKKVIQSILNTFLVIILIFVSIKLYTIGTAYLAETLDGFAYLIALIAFSVALIDGPNMVERLFGIDAGLKRGWGVALGAYAAGKGVTSVGAHAVSKVARAAQGAPKMPSLHEAATTRMDSNTVPQNGSLPNVATQASQRMDAERHIDPDNVAQENQTASRTQTDKEKPTNPKDVAQPISGQESEPESQDSTHLKETSERTSSPESIHATNPESNTERRPDHQTTSSETSRPESIHDHSSSGHSPSPSTSPIKQVTGSIDTASGPDNRQSESVAGEAPMSPTQQKTQHSNDSSTSSAPDSNDTVSEKRQGRARRTIHQDTVIDVETEVIEQVRENQMHRHTQNHEETRRIYPTSPPKSDNTKKKE, from the coding sequence ATGGCTGATTCCGATTTAATCACCAAATTACAGGAATACGAAGATGTACTCCAAATAAGTAGTATGGTCAATGACGCACTGCGCTCAATGGGATGGATTCTTGTCAGAGGACTATCAGTCTTGATTGACGGCCTTGAATCAATCACGAATCAAATCCTATTAACCAATACATTCTTCAATAATGACCAAGTGGTTGAATTCGTTCTTACGATTCAACCTTTTTTGTATGTTCTTTTAGCAGGAAGCTTCTTGCTCACTGGGTACTTGTTGATTTTTCAAAAGAAATTTGAACGTGAGAGTTTTTTGATCAACCTGTTCATCACACTATTAATCTTAGGTTTACTTTCACCAACTATGAGCCAAATTCAGGAGTTCTCTGATGAAGCAATCGCAGAAATCGGGACAGATTCGCTTTATGACGGGGAAGCCTCATTATCTGAGAGTATCTTAAAACGGAATGTACATGATTTGATTGAGCACGATTCGAAAAATTTTGATGCTGCTACAGGAGAATCATTAAATGCCATTCCGACTGAGTTGATTGATAATATCCGAATCAATGAGATTTTCGACAAGAACAACTATGACTTATCGGCAACCGGAAACAAATTGGCCGAGTCCTACATTCTATGGAACGGAAAAGAGACAAGTCTCGGTAAACTCGACCAAGGTGGCGTTGAGTGGAACAACCAGTATTACTACCGCTATCAGCCGAACTGGTTGACTATCTTCGTGACGCTCGGGATCATGGGCTTCACGTTATTCTCGATCGCCTACAAACTGGCGCGTCTCTCGTTCGAGCTTGCCTTCAACTATGTCCTGGCGATTCTCGTCGCACCGGCCGACCTGCACAGTGGTCAAAAGACGAAGAAGGTCATCCAAAGTATTCTAAACACGTTCCTCGTGATCATCTTGATTTTTGTCTCCATCAAGCTATACACAATCGGGACCGCCTATCTCGCGGAGACGTTGGACGGATTCGCCTATCTGATCGCCCTTATCGCCTTCTCGGTCGCTTTGATCGATGGGCCGAACATGGTCGAGCGGCTGTTCGGGATCGATGCCGGGCTCAAACGGGGCTGGGGTGTCGCGCTCGGCGCCTATGCCGCCGGGAAAGGTGTGACCTCGGTCGGTGCCCACGCGGTCTCGAAGGTCGCGCGTGCCGCACAAGGCGCACCAAAGATGCCCTCACTCCATGAGGCCGCGACGACGCGGATGGATTCAAACACCGTGCCTCAGAATGGCTCACTGCCTAATGTGGCAACACAAGCTTCACAACGGATGGATGCCGAGAGACACATTGATCCAGACAATGTCGCTCAAGAGAATCAAACCGCAAGTCGCACGCAGACCGACAAAGAGAAACCGACAAATCCGAAGGACGTTGCGCAACCAATCAGTGGTCAAGAATCAGAACCGGAATCGCAAGACTCTACACACCTAAAAGAAACGTCAGAGCGTACTTCGTCTCCAGAATCGATTCATGCGACGAACCCTGAATCAAATACCGAACGTAGGCCAGACCATCAAACAACATCATCGGAGACATCAAGACCGGAGTCGATTCACGATCATTCAAGTTCTGGTCATTCTCCAAGCCCTAGTACGTCGCCTATCAAACAGGTCACTGGGTCCATCGATACCGCATCCGGACCTGACAATCGTCAAAGCGAATCGGTAGCCGGAGAAGCCCCGATGTCACCGACGCAACAAAAAACACAACATTCAAACGACTCATCTACGTCATCTGCACCGGATTCAAATGACACGGTATCAGAGAAGCGTCAAGGCCGCGCCAGACGAACTATCCATCAGGACACCGTGATTGATGTTGAGACTGAGGTCATCGAACAGGTGCGCGAGAATCAGATGCACCGTCACACGCAGAACCATGAAGAGACGCGACGAATCTACCCGACCTCGCCACCAAAATCTGACAACACGAAGAAGAAGGAGTGA